Below is a genomic region from Candidatus Methylomirabilota bacterium.
AGGCGTAGATCAAGTCCGCCGCCAGATTGGCCAGGGCGTACGTCACCGCGATGACGAGGGCCGCCATCTGGATCACCGGGACGTCGCGGTGGTTCACGGCGTCCACCATGAGCCGGCCGAGGCCCGGATAGGCGAACACGCTCTCGACCACGACGATGCCGCCGATCAGGAACCCGACGTTGATGGCCACGATGCCGACCGTCGGCAGGAGCGCGTTCCGGAGGGCGTGCCGGAGGATCACCAGGCGCGGGCGGAGGCCCCGGAGGCGGGCCGCCCGGATGTAGGGTTGCTCCAGGACGTCGATCATGCTGGCCCGGGTCATGCGCGTCATGTGGGCGAGGAGCGCCAGGACCAGCGTCAGCGTCGGCAGCACCAGGCTCGGGGCGACCGACCAGAGGCTCGCCCGGGGATCGATCAGGCTGGACGGCGGCAGCCACGCGAACCGGAACGCGAGGACGAGGATCAGCACCGTGCCCATGATGAACTCGGGGAGCGAGACCGCCACCAGGGTGACCAGCCCGACCGCCTGATCGAGGAACCGGTTACGCCGCAGTGCCCCGAGGACGCCCAGCCCGATCGCCAGCGGCACCGCCACCGCCAGGGCCAGGACGGCCAGCACCGCCGACTTCCCCAGCCGCTCGAGTACCAGCGGGCGCACCGGCACCTGGTAGAGCAGCGACGTCCCCCACTCCCCGCGCACGGCGCCGCCGACCCAGTCGAGGTAGCGGAGCGGGGCCGGCCGGTCGAGGCCGAGCTTCTGGCGGAGGGCGGTGAGATCCGCGGGAGTGGCCGAGGTGCCGAGGATCATCACCGCCACGTCGCCCGGCAGCACCTGGACGATGCCGAAGATCAGGATCGACACGATGGCCATCACCACCGCCAGCAGCAGGAGACGCCGGCCGACGAAGGCGAGGACCCGCATCGGGCTCGGACTCCGGCATCAACGCTCGGCCCCCATCCGCTCCGATTCCCGCACGAGCGTTCAGCCCTCCAGGTACGCGTTCCGGAAGTCGCACCAGCGGAGCGGGTGGAGCGTGTAGCCCTTGACGGTCGACCGCATCGCGCTCAGGTACTGGGTGAAGTACGTGACGATGTAGTGCCCCTCGTCGGCGATCACCCGCTGCACCTCCGCGTAGATCTCCTTCCGCTTCCCGGCCTCGGTGGAGGACCGGCCCTCCTCCAGCAGCTTGTCGAGCTTCGGGTTCGAGTACTTGCCTTCGTTCCAGCTGCCGGTGCTGTGGAAGTAGGGATAGACGGTCTCGTCGATGGTGGCCCGGCCGAACCAGTTGTTGACGTAGAGCGCCTTCTTCTTGTAGACGTTCGCGTTGAAGACCGACCACGGGACCGTCTTGACCTCGAGCTTGATGCCCGCCGGCGCCACCATCTGCTGCACGACGACCGCCAGCTCCTGCAGGCCGACCCGCTCGTTGGAGGTCCAGATCTCCTCGCTGAACCCCTGCGGGTGGCCGGCCTCGGTGAGGAGCGCCCGGGCCCGGGCGACGTCCTGGGCCCGCTGAGGGAGTGCCTGGTGGAAGGGGTTGATGTCGGGCACCGGGTGGTCGTTCCCGACCGTGCCGCGCCCCTGCCACACCGCCTTGATCACCCCGTCCCGGGACAGGAGGAGTTTCATGGCCAGGCGCACCCGGTTGTCGTCGAAGGGCTTGTGGTCCGTCGCCAGGACCACCGGCTGGAACGAGGTGCTCTTCACGCCGACGAGCGAGACGCCCGGCGTCCTCTCCAGGGTCCCGACGAAGGCCACCGGCACCTCGAACATCATCTGCACGTCGCCGCCGCTGAGCGACGCCACCTGGGTCGCGTGCTGCGGAATGTTGACCTGCCACAGCTCGTCGAGGTGGGGCCGCGGCTTGTCCCAGTAGTCCGCGAACTTCACCAGCCGCGTACGCTCGCCCGGCTTGAACTCGGTCAGCCGGAAGGGTCCGGTGCCGGATGGCTCGCTCACGATCTTGTCCGCCCGGTCGGCGGGGAGGATCCGGCCGAAGGTCACGCCGAGGTTCACGGGCAGGTCGGCGTACGGGGCCGACATCCGGAAGCGGACCGTGTAGTCGTCGGCGGCCTCCACCTTCTCGATCGGCCCCAGCGCCGTCCGCCCTGGCGACGCGGTCTTCGGGTCGAGGACCCGCTCGAACGTGAAGACGACGTCGCTCGCCTTGAGTTCCCGCCCGTGGTGGAACCTGGCACCCTGCCGCAGATTGAAGGTCCAGACGCGTGCCTGGGGATCGGAGCTCCACCGGGTCGCGAGCGACGGCTGCACCTGCAGCTTCTCGTCCACGCGCGTGAGGTTGTCGTAGACGTTCTGGGTGATCATGTACTCGTCACCCTGGATGCTGAGCGCGGGGTCGATGGTGCGCGGCGAGCTGGCCCACGCCATCTTGAGCGTGCCCCCGGACCGCGGAGTCTGGGCCCACGCCCGGCCGCGCTCCCGACCCCGCACGACCGGCTCCACCATGCCGATGGCGCCTCCCGCCAGCGCCAGCTCCAAGAGCCGCCGGCGCGTCAGGCCGCCCCGCGTTCGGTCCGTGTGCTCGTCGTCACGGTTCATCGACGGCCTCCTTGTACTTTTCGGGGGGGTCTCGGAAGACCCCCGATTGACTGGCGTGGTTCATCACCGGTCGATCACGGCTGACGCGTCGATCTCGACCAAGAGCTCGGGGAGCGCGAGACCCTTCACCACGACCCCCGTGCTGCAGTGGTGGACGTCCTCGAAGTACTTGTCGATCATCCCGTAGACGGCCGGACGGTAGGACACGTCCGTCACGTATACCGTGAGCTTGCAGACGTCCTTGATACTGCCCCCCGCCTCCTCCATGAGCTGCTTGATGTTCTTGCACGCCTGCTCCGCCTGGGCCCCGGGGTCGCCCTTCCCGACGAGCTTGCCGTCGAGATCGAAGCCCGTCTGCCCGCGGAGGAAGACGTATTCCCCGCGGGTGCGGATCGCCATCGAGTAGATGCCGCGGGCGCCGTGCTTGTAGGGGGAGGCGTCGAACTTCCGGATGAACTGCTTGGGCATGGGTCTCCTCTCGAGGCGCCACCCGTCAGGCGAGCCGCACCGTCAGGTCCGACAGCCGTCCGGCGTTGGTCGGAGCCAGGTCCTGCGGACATGCCGAGCAGGCCGCCACCAGGTCCATGCGCGCGAGCAGCGTGACGTAGTCCCCCGGGCGGGCCGGGGACGGCGCGCTCAGGTAGCCGCCATCCGGCAGGACTGGCGAGTGCTGGAAGAGGTTCACCGGGTCGGGGATCCGCCAGGCGGGGAGCTCGAAGGGCACCAGCGCCTCGACGAAGTTCATCCGGCAGCTCCGGTGGTCCTCGACCCCGAAGTCGCGGCGGTAGCGGTAGGGGTCGCAGGCGGCGGCCAGGAAGTCGTGCACCCCCACCGTGTCTTCCATCAGCTCGAGGATGGGCTCGCGGTGGTTGGTGAACAGGCTGGCGCCCGTCGTCAGGCGGATCGAGCCGAGGCAGCGGCGCGTGTGGCTCGGGCTCAGGAACTCGGTGAGGTCGGCGGCGTTGAAGGCCACCAGGTCGCCCACCTGGTGTCCCTCCGTCTGGGCGATCGTGACCCGCTCACCCGCCCGCATGCGCCACATCCGGGCGTGCCCGGCCGGGATGACGAACTCCCGCGGCGCCGTGCTCACCGGCTCCGCCGGGCCGGCCGCCGCCCGCGCCGGGTCGGACTGAAGGGCAGGTTCAGCCGGTCTTCCGCCATGGCCACGCGCCTCCTGTTCGGGACGGCCTCCGACCTCCCCGAGCCGACACCCGCACGGCGCGCCCGATCCTATCATCGGACGACACGGCGCGCCACTGGACGCCGCGGGGGTGGACGCCGCGGGGGTCCTGGTGAGGCACGCGACTCGTTGCGCGCCAGCTCACGGCCGCGCGTGAGCCACCCGCCCGCCCCCTGGCGCGTCCCGGCGGGGTTGGCTATGCTTGGCGATGCAGATGGCGGGAACGCCGTCCTGGCGAGATGGCCTCTGGAGCGGCTAGAGGTTCCGCCTGAGCGGACCCGGGAGCAGGAGATGCCGGAGGGGTTCTGGGCCACCGTCGACATCGCGGAGGACCGTCTCCGGTCGTGAAGCACGAGATTCGGTACGGCAAGGCGGCAATCCGGCTGTACCGGACCCACGCCCACCCGCTGCCCGGCGTCCGCTCCAACATCCTCTTTGCGCACGAGGTGACGGTGGACGTGCACGGCGAGAACTTCTTCCCCGCCTACACCGAGGGTGACAACTCCCAGGTCGTGGCCACCGACACCATGAAGAACTTCACGCTGGCGGCCGCCCTGGAATTCGCGGGATCGACGCCGGAAGGCTTCGCGGCCTTCCTCGCCCGGCGTTTCCTCGACAGCTATCCCCAGATGGAGCGGGTCGGCGTGCGGCTCGACGAGCTACCCTTCGCCCAGCACAGCGAGAAGCTGCTCAGCCCGCTGGACGGCGAACACCCCAGCGTCTGCCTGACCGCCGACCGCTCCGGCATCAAGCAGCTGGAGTCGAGCCGCCGTGACCTCCG
It encodes:
- a CDS encoding ABC transporter permease, whose amino-acid sequence is MRVLAFVGRRLLLLAVVMAIVSILIFGIVQVLPGDVAVMILGTSATPADLTALRQKLGLDRPAPLRYLDWVGGAVRGEWGTSLLYQVPVRPLVLERLGKSAVLAVLALAVAVPLAIGLGVLGALRRNRFLDQAVGLVTLVAVSLPEFIMGTVLILVLAFRFAWLPPSSLIDPRASLWSVAPSLVLPTLTLVLALLAHMTRMTRASMIDVLEQPYIRAARLRGLRPRLVILRHALRNALLPTVGIVAINVGFLIGGIVVVESVFAYPGLGRLMVDAVNHRDVPVIQMAALVIAVTYALANLAADLIYASLDPRIRY
- a CDS encoding ABC transporter substrate-binding protein, which codes for MNRDDEHTDRTRGGLTRRRLLELALAGGAIGMVEPVVRGRERGRAWAQTPRSGGTLKMAWASSPRTIDPALSIQGDEYMITQNVYDNLTRVDEKLQVQPSLATRWSSDPQARVWTFNLRQGARFHHGRELKASDVVFTFERVLDPKTASPGRTALGPIEKVEAADDYTVRFRMSAPYADLPVNLGVTFGRILPADRADKIVSEPSGTGPFRLTEFKPGERTRLVKFADYWDKPRPHLDELWQVNIPQHATQVASLSGGDVQMMFEVPVAFVGTLERTPGVSLVGVKSTSFQPVVLATDHKPFDDNRVRLAMKLLLSRDGVIKAVWQGRGTVGNDHPVPDINPFHQALPQRAQDVARARALLTEAGHPQGFSEEIWTSNERVGLQELAVVVQQMVAPAGIKLEVKTVPWSVFNANVYKKKALYVNNWFGRATIDETVYPYFHSTGSWNEGKYSNPKLDKLLEEGRSSTEAGKRKEIYAEVQRVIADEGHYIVTYFTQYLSAMRSTVKGYTLHPLRWCDFRNAYLEG
- a CDS encoding RidA family protein; amino-acid sequence: MPKQFIRKFDASPYKHGARGIYSMAIRTRGEYVFLRGQTGFDLDGKLVGKGDPGAQAEQACKNIKQLMEEAGGSIKDVCKLTVYVTDVSYRPAVYGMIDKYFEDVHHCSTGVVVKGLALPELLVEIDASAVIDR
- a CDS encoding urea carboxylase-associated family protein, whose amino-acid sequence is MSTAPREFVIPAGHARMWRMRAGERVTIAQTEGHQVGDLVAFNAADLTEFLSPSHTRRCLGSIRLTTGASLFTNHREPILELMEDTVGVHDFLAAACDPYRYRRDFGVEDHRSCRMNFVEALVPFELPAWRIPDPVNLFQHSPVLPDGGYLSAPSPARPGDYVTLLARMDLVAACSACPQDLAPTNAGRLSDLTVRLA
- the pucL gene encoding urate oxidase, with the translated sequence MKHEIRYGKAAIRLYRTHAHPLPGVRSNILFAHEVTVDVHGENFFPAYTEGDNSQVVATDTMKNFTLAAALEFAGSTPEGFAAFLARRFLDSYPQMERVGVRLDELPFAQHSEKLLSPLDGEHPSVCLTADRSGIKQLESSRRDLRLVKLTGSAFASFARDRYTTLPECTDRPLFIHLDLSWQYASIEDALSEDLARYVPSEHVAEMARQTFDGFVSLSIQHLVHEMGRRILDRWPR